One window from the genome of Sesamum indicum cultivar Zhongzhi No. 13 linkage group LG15, S_indicum_v1.0, whole genome shotgun sequence encodes:
- the LOC105178338 gene encoding transcription factor MYB90-like, whose product MEHKAVGLRKGAWTKEEDVLLTKCIEKHGEGKWHQVPIKAGLNRCRKSCRLRWLNYLRPNIKRGLFTKDEVDLIVRLHKLLGNRWSLIAGRLPGRTANDVKNFWNTHVKKLSGGGSCKEKTMQKDITKSNIIRPRPWTFSKSQLTARAAWLSEPSKTNHENPENKKPMSTSPSSPLQNDDANLIKSTQPPYSSSHEAADECFQWWSNLLELTENRVDGLNTLSFSDVDGPQMEPLLLSSNNYVNERGFSSLWGDVDVWELVNFHDQ is encoded by the exons ATGGAACATAAAGCAGTCGGGTTGAGAAAAGGGGCGTGGACGAAAGAAGAAGATGTTCTGCTAACCAAGTGCATCGAGAAGCATGGAGAAGGGAAATGGCACCAAGTCCCCATTAAAGCTG GGCTAAACAGGTGCAGGAAGAGTTGCAGGCTGAGATGGTTGAACTATCTCCGACCGAACATTAAAAGAGGTTTATTCACGAAAGACGAAGTGGATCTCATTGTAAGACTTCACAAGTTGTTAGGCAACAG ATGGTCATTGATAGCTGGTAGACTTCCCGGAAGAACAGCGAACGACGTGAAGAACTTTTGGAACACCCACGTCAAGAAATTATCTGGTGGCGGAAGTTGCAAGGAAAAAACCATGCAGAAAGACATCACTAAGAGTAACATCATCAGACCTCGACCTTGGACCTTCTCCAAATCACAATTAACTGCACGAGCTGCTTGGCTCAGTGAACCAAGCAAAACAAACCATGAAAATCCCGAGAACAAGAAGCCGATGTCTACATCTCCGTCATCACCGTTGCAAAACGATGATGCAAATTTGATCAAGAGCACGCAACCGCCATATTCATCATCACATGAAGCAGCAGATGAATGCTTTCAGTGGTGGAGCAACTTGCTCGAATTGACTGAAAATCGTGTGGATGGATTAAACACGCTTTCCTTTTCCGACGTCGACGGCCCCCAGATGGAACCATTGTTGTTGTCGTCAAATAATTACGTCAATGAACGTGGGTTCAGTAGTTTGTGGGGAGATGTTGATGTTTGGGAACTTGTAAACTTTCATGATCAATGA